From Solanum stenotomum isolate F172 chromosome 2, ASM1918654v1, whole genome shotgun sequence:
TTAGTCAAGTTACTTCTATACTTATCATTAATTGACCACAAAAATCTGATATTACTTTATGTCTACTAGCCAACAACTTTAGAGATCTATCCACTTGTGGTGCTCTCCACTCTATTGGATCGGATCTCACACGTACTAGAGGAAAAGCTGATGCATACCGGAATGGATCTGTCATGAGTGATCAGACTGTCTCCAAGAGAAAGGAGCATGAAAACACACCATCAAGCAAAGCTGAGGTTGGTTCATTTGTGGATTACCTCAATAATCTGCAGTAATTAATTAGTTGATCACCTAACAGACTGCAGTAAGTAACAAATAGTTATATATGATGTTTGTGCAGCCTGTAGCTTCTCGTGAGAGTTTTATTCCTGGCAAGGAGAATGGAAGAGTTAAtggaaaaccaaaccaacctgATGAGTACGCAATTGTCTGTAGCAGGTCCAGTCAGGACAAACGTCGTAGGAAAGCAAGCATGGTACGACATCCATCAGTCTTTCCAGAAAATCTTAGTTAAGAATCCTGGCTAGCTGAAGTGTAGTATTTGggaaatatttataattattcttctgttccctttttcttttctatctaCAGGTAAAAGAACCTATTCTTCAGTATGCAACACGCCAAAATTCTCAAGTTGTTTGATGGTTCCTTACGCTTTGGTGGTGAAAAACATGGGTAACTTGCAAGCTTACTATAGTAGTAGTTTATTATTTGGTAACTTACTAGTAGTTGTACTTAAGTGAAACTGTGAAAGCAATAACCATATTTTGATAGCGAAGGACATCAAAGAGTGGTGTGAGCTTCAATTCTCCAGATGGATTGAAGTTCGGAAAGGATAATAGTACAAATTTTGCAGATATGACAACGAAACGACTTTAGTATAAAGATTCTACTAATAGCTTCTATTGTAGACTTCTTCTTTTGAGTTCATTTGTTATAGTATACAGCTATTTTCTTGGTTTCCAGGGAAGATAATTAAACGAGCACAAAACTTATCATTCTATGTAACTTTGTAagtcttttaatttttgtgtggCTATAGATCCTCAGAGTACTATAGAAAGGCGTTTTTTTTTCTAGACTAACTAAAAAAGAGAATGTCACGTAAATTGGAACGAAGAGAGTACTATATTAGGAAGCAAcaatatactaaaaatcaaaatatggaCAATCGGATGTCAccaaaaaaaactcaattaCCAATTTTTAACTGCTTAACAATCACAACACACTCCCAATAACTCAAACATAAATCACATACTCAAAAATGTGCTGACGCTCTCATCATCGAAACACGAAACTTGAAAAAGTGttgataaatattttgagatggagaaaatatttaatttgaatgcACTAGGAATTTTGGGGGTGGACGTTTACTAATTTTGGAAGACTTGACTTGaacaatgaatttaattaaacaaaaaaggcattaaaaaaaagagaattagtcgtataaaaaaaggaaaaaacaaactGATCCAACAAATTTTTCGTGTACATATATACtgcaaataaggaaaataaaatagaaaactaaATTGGTATCAATCTGTATACCAAAAGATTTCGGGTTCGAGTCTCCTTGAATATAGATGGAACGCTTTACTTTCTGACACGAATTCAGATTTACTCgggctccaatgtgggtaccgaaaccaaaaaaaaaaatatttagttaaaaaatagatgtaattcattaaataacaatagaaatatttgataatttatttctacaaattaaagtaactaaaataaatgTACTACTAATTACCACTAGAATAATTTCTTATTCTCATATATATGCGTGTGGATATTCAGCATCAGGCGTATCAAAGTAATCCAATTCTTCATCAGTCAAGACTTTAAACGGTTCATCCAATGATGGTAGCTGCCAAATTTTTGCAGCATATAACCATCCATCATGATCTCTCAACGAATTTGAGACACAATCAGGAACTATATTCTCGGTTGTTATAGGAATATCTTGATGATTTTTACCTAAATTAACTTTCTTTGTAATGAAACACACAACATAGTCTTCATGTCTGATTTCGCCGCGTTCTCTTAGTACATCCATTGTAGTTTTATCAAGACAATATTCTTTCACAATCCAGTATACGCTTTCTTTATCTTCAATGCTACTTTCTTCATCAAAACGAAAAGTTTTCTTGTACCCAATCCTTGATCTTTCCTTGTCCAAAATTTCTTTACTATTGTCTCGTCCTTTCCATTTGCGACCTCCAACAATTGATCTGTTGAAGTTTTTACCCTTGATCGTTTTTCTCTTTAACTGAGTAAAGAAATAGTTTGCATGATTATTACctgaattttgaaataattcaGCTGGCTCTTTGTTACCGTATAAGTCTATATACGGAATATCATGGTATTCGATAGGCATTCCACGAATGAATTTCATTAAACACCTTATCAGATCTTCATCCGTATATTTCATCCCTATAAGTTGAAAATAGTGTGAACTCCAACTTAAAAAGacacaaaaataaagaagaagatggagaaatattttaaagcaagaaaatatatatagagagagtaTATTTCCTAATTTGTGTAGGAAACTAATTgtaattgtaaaaataaatttgaaaaaattaaccTTATTAATTGGAgttgtaatttattttgaaaaacttaaCCTTATTCAAATAGGAAAATAATTGGAGTTATAATTTTATAACCTTATTCGAATAGTAACCACCAAATTTACACATCCTTCAAGAACCAGCCTTTCAAGATTAGGGATACCTGAAAAATCTGGGTCCTTACTAGCTCACTAAGGTTGATGTATTTCAATTTTCCTAGAACCTGTCATAATGCAATAAGTCAGTTTGGACGAATATTCGATCGTTATGTGAATGCTAGAAAAAGGAATAATATATAACCTTGGAGCCTTTCCAAAGGGGGTGGGATAGGGTGCTGGGGGTGCGAGGGTAAGAGGTGGgggagtaaaaaaataaaaaattgaaattagaaatatcttttaaaaacaacttttaatattttttttgggaggggtggtggtagggggtgggggtaggggtaggggtgagggtggggtaaaaatattgaatttaaaaacaaactttaaattttattttttttgggggggtggTTGGGGGGgttggtttgagggtagggaccaaataaattgattttttcaacaatttttttttaaaattgaaagttgaaagagagttttggaaaatgttttccttaagttttgacgggaagtcattttccttaaatttgaggaaaatgaattgattttgaaaacattttccaaaacatttaacccaaccaaacataagaaaatcggaatgttttccttcataccaaacacacccttggAGTAAGTTATTTGATATTCAAACATGTGTAAAGTattcaagaaataattaaattatgcataaattgataaaaacatattttcctCAAAAATGTCATGTAAATTGAAATGAAGAGAGTATTATATTAGGAAGCAACaacatactaaaaataaaaatatggacAGTTAGATGTCACCAAAAAAAGGTCAATTACCATTTTAACTGCTTAACAATCACAAGACACTCCCAATAACTCAAACATAAATCACATACTCAAAAATGTGCTGACGCTCTCATCATCCAATTAAAGGTTCATTCAGGCATAGATATAGTAACTGTTTGTTGAGCTTCTACAATCCCAGTAATTCCTCTCCCAAATAATGTTTCATCAAAATCTTCATTACTTGTTTCTCCAAAGGAATTGACATATCCTGGTTCATCATCTGGTGGCAGCCTAGAAAACGATATATGTCCGTGTCGTTTTCTTTTCGTATACATTGATCCATCAAAGATTACATGAAACAAGCCCATCTTTCCAGATTGAGAGGTGGCATTTTGTATCATCAACTCCTCATTTATAATATCGTTCTTGTACAGAAGATGCATTCCCCAACCTTTGATTGCAACATTTGCATCAGTCTCACAAACCTCGATTTGAATCCAGTCGTTAGGATTGCAAACACATTTCTCGTACGTTGACCAAAAATCATCAAATGATATATAGGCCAGGAGAGTGTGCCCTGAATCAGGACATTCCTCACTTCCTACTGAGCCAATACTTTTAAAAAACAGGCCAGTCTTTCCATCCTGCCTTACGAGCTTAAATATGACCAGAAATCCCGGGATTTTTTTAAGGTAAGCATGACTCATACAGGAAGGTTGCTTAAAACTGTCAAAAACAACACAAAGAGCAAAGCCCATGAATTTGTTTGTGTACCAATTTTTAGGTAGCTTCACTGATAATGAAGGACCCAAGTTCTTGTACATAAACCAGTCAGGAACTTCAGATCCAGGGATACATATACTGAATTTGTCATCCACCATCGATAGTCCCTATATCATGCAAAATATGTTATAGATTCTTGAGTTAACGAACGTGTACATATATAAAGAACTATATTTACTTACCTTGAGCATGTGATTCCACAATGAATCAATAATAGCAACATCAGGTTCATTTTTGACAAGTTGGTGACATTGAGTAAGTGAAACTCGAGACAACATTGGATATTTGCTTAATTGATCAATGCCAATACTCCTCAGTGATGTACATTCATCGGCATACACCTCTTCTATACTTGAAGGAAGCTCTGGAAAAATCTCGAGCCTCTTACAACCAACCAATTCAACAACTTTAAGTCGAGATAGACCATTGATGCTTGCAGATGGAATATCAACAAAGTTATTCTTCCCGAGATTCACTTCCTCCAAAGATGGCAAGAACCCAAGATTAGATAGGATTCCTCCGTCTGAAATATTGCAATCACTTATGTCCAGCTTTGTCAATGAGCAAAGACCTGATAAATTAGGAAAAACCAGACCCATAGAGTTGTGGCCTTTCCCAAATAGCCGCGACAAAATGAGTGAGCTCCATACTTGTAAACCCAAAGCATTTTTACATCCCCGGAGAGATAAGTGCTTAAGGTTCTTTAGCTGAGAGATAGAGGAAGGCATTGTTCGGATGGCTGTGTCATCACAATGGAGCTCCTCTAAACCGACTAGAAGTCCCAAATCATCTGATAATTTTTCGAGTCTTGAACAGCCGGACAGATCTAGTGTTCTTAGACACTTCAATCTAAAAATACTGCTTGGAAGATTCTCAAGATACTTGCAGTTACTTAGATTTATCAAAGTTACTCCTGAAAAGTTCTCAATTGATTCGGGTAGTTCTCTCAAACCAGTTCCTTCCAAGTACACTTGTGACAAACgattcatttcttcttttattatcGACAACTTTTTGAGTTTTAAGCAGCCTGATAGAATCAAAACCTCAAGATTTTCCAATTGAATGATCTTCGGTAAGGTCTTTAAATTTCTACAGTTCTTCAGATTCAACAAGACTAGTCTTCTGAGATCTCTAACAGAAAAATTGATTTCTACCAAATTTACACATCCTTCAAGAACCAGCCTTTCAAGATTAGGGATGCCTGAAAAATCCGGGGTCCTTACTAGCTTCCGTGACTCACTAAGGTTGATGTATTTCAGTTTTCCTAGAACCTGTCATAATGCAATTATAAGTTAGTTTGGACGAATATTCCATCGTTATGTGAAATGTTAGAAAAAGGAATAATAGATAACCTTGGAGCCTTGCCAAAGTTGTATGATTCCActatctttcaacttcaaaccaactaaCTTTTCGCCCTGAAAACTAACAGGCAGACTTCTTGATGGATACGCGTGCCAATTGAACCACCTCAACTCACCAGGAAGGAAATTAGGGCTCTGATGAACATTTTTGTTCTGGATACTGAGAAACCTTAGTCTGCTCATTTGTGTGAATGCCGCGCTGCTGACATTCACTTCTTGTGCAAAAGACAAGTTCAATGACATGCCTTCAATCTTTTCAGTGCCCTGATTAATTAATACGCAAAAAATTggatatatttataaaaatgttcaaaagctaaCTAATTAGAAATGATCATTTGTGCAAATACTTACCAAATCTCCAGCAAGTACATGAGAAATATGATCAGGTAGCCACAACCTACTATATCTTCTTGGATCATCGGAAGCTTCTTGACGGATAATATACCAACACATTTCTTGTATCAATTGATGCACTAGAATCCGACCTTGTGAAACCGTAATCAGAGATTTCTCCATGAGAACTTTTATGCCAATAACAGGACTAAAATTAAAACTCTCTAATATTCTTGTAACTGATTGTTTCTTCTTACCTATAAAGAAACACACAATATctagtaatattttttgttcaattCTGTTTAGCCGATTGAAACTTAATTCAAGTTTCTTCACAATTCTGTCTTCTGGGATTTGTTCCAATCGTTCTACTTCACTTGTCCATTCATCCAAATCTCTTCCATACAAGAAACTTCCGAGGACTTTCAAAGCCAACGGGAGTCCACCACAATGCCTTATAATTTGAGCTGAAACATCCCTAAATTCATCCATAAGATGGTTTTTCTTGAAGGCATATAGCTTAAAGAGCTGCAAACTTTCGTCTTTATTTAACGTTGTCATTCTGTATATCTTTTCTACCTCATGTTCAACAAGCAAGTGCTTATCTTTAGTTGTTATGATAACTCTACTTCCATGACCAAACCATTCACGTTTCCTCGCTAAAACATCTAACTGATCTACATGATCAACATCATCAAGAACAAGAAGAACCTTTTTGTACTGTAATCTTTGTATCTGCATATTAACTCCTTCGTATAAATTGTTGATGTTTACATCTTTCATGACAAGGATCTCAGAAAGAAGTATAGCTTGCAAATGCTCTAGGCCTTGTTTTGCAGAACGGTCTCTAACTTCATGAAGAAAACACGAACCTTCAAAGTGACTCCgaatattatcataaatgaCTCTCGCTAGAGTTGTCTTCCCAACTCCACTCATTCCCAATATTCCAACGAAACGAACTCCACCAGACCCCATGCCAAGCATTTTATACACTTTTTGCATACGTGACTCGATTCCAACAAGATTTTCAGCGTTTTTCGTGTGTCTCTGACTACCCAATCTAGCCATTATATCTTCCACAATTTGCTTGATCACTATAGCTTCATGCCTGCATACCACAAAAGATAtcaatgattttattttgtatgctTTACTCACTATTTTTGGTAGGGGAAATTCCTCATTGGCTAAGACCTCttttgtttgcacttaatgaaTGTCTGAATTTTAATCGCTCAGATTCAGCCCATTAATTTCATTtgcttctttttaaaaaaaacctatGAATGGATCTAAAAACAACTGAACTGAACGAATCAAATCTGTATTCGCATAGGTGGAAAGTAGAAagtattcaaagaaaaaattgaattgtgtACAAAttggtcaaaattattttttcttcatttgatATTCACACAGGTGGAAAGTAgcaaatattcaaaaaataattaaattgtgcataaattaataaaaacatattttccttcatatatTACCAAATACACTCTTGGATTAAGTAATTATTCGATATTTACAC
This genomic window contains:
- the LOC125854250 gene encoding NAC domain-containing protein 1-like, with protein sequence MKYTDEDLIRCLMKFIRGMPIEYHDIPYIDLYGNKEPAELFQNSGNNHANYFFTQLKRKTIKGKNFNRSIVGGRKWKGRDNSKEILDKERSRIGYKKTFRFDEESSIEDKESVYWIVKEYCLDKTTMDVLRERGEIRHEDYVVCFITKKVNLGKNHQDIPITTENIVPDCVSNSLRDHDGWLYAAKIWQLPSLDEPFKVLTDEELDYFDTPDAEYPHAYI
- the LOC125856352 gene encoding TMV resistance protein N-like gives rise to the protein MNQQKSCSSTSLLPITPEIIRWSYDVFLSFRGEDVRKTFVDHLYVALQQKGINTFKDSEKLDKGNSISPELTRAIEESRISLIIFSKNYANSRWCLNEVVKIMKCKNVKGQIVIPVFYDVDPSTVRKQKSSFEEAFNNYEDCFKVQKWRGALEEAANLSGWDLPNTSNAHEAIVIKQIVEDIMARLGSQRHTKNAENLVGIESRMQKVYKMLGMGSGGVRFVGILGMSGVGKTTLARVIYDNIRSHFEGSCFLHEVRDRSAKQGLEHLQAILLSEILVMKDVNINNLYEGVNMQIQRLQYKKVLLVLDDVDHVDQLDVLARKREWFGHGSRVIITTKDKHLLVEHEVEKIYRMTTLNKDESLQLFKLYAFKKNHLMDEFRDVSAQIIRHCGGLPLALKVLGSFLYGRDLDEWTSEVERLEQIPEDRIVKKLELSFNRLNRIEQKILLDIVCFFIGKKKQSVTRILESFNFSPVIGIKVLMEKSLITVSQGRILVHQLIQEMCWYIIRQEASDDPRRYSRLWLPDHISHVLAGDLGTEKIEGMSLNLSFAQEVNVSSAAFTQMSRLRFLSIQNKNVHQSPNFLPGELRWFNWHAYPSRSLPVSFQGEKLVGLKLKDSGIIQLWQGSKVLGKLKYINLSESRKLVRTPDFSGIPNLERLVLEGCVNLVEINFSVRDLRRLVLLNLKNCRNLKTLPKIIQLENLEVLILSGCLKLKKLSIIKEEMNRLSQVYLEGTGLRELPESIENFSGVTLINLSNCKYLENLPSSIFRLKCLRTLDLSGCSRLEKLSDDLGLLVGLEELHCDDTAIRTMPSSISQLKNLKHLSLRGCKNALGLQVWSSLILSRLFGKGHNSMGLVFPNLSGLCSLTKLDISDCNISDGGILSNLGFLPSLEEVNLGKNNFVDIPSASINGLSRLKVVELVGCKRLEIFPELPSSIEEVYADECTSLRSIGIDQLSKYPMLSRVSLTQCHQLVKNEPDVAIIDSLWNHMLKGLSMVDDKFSICIPGSEVPDWFMYKNLGPSLSVKLPKNWYTNKFMGFALCVVFDSFKQPSCMSHAYLKKIPGFLVIFKLVRQDGKTGLFFKSIGSVGSEECPDSGHTLLAYISFDDFWSTYEKCVCNPNDWIQIEVCETDANVAIKGWGMHLLYKNDIINEELMIQNATSQSGKMGLFHVIFDGSMYTKRKRHGHISFSRLPPDDEPGYVNSFGETSNEDFDETLFGRGITGIVEAQQTVTISMPE